Proteins co-encoded in one Quercus robur chromosome 8, dhQueRobu3.1, whole genome shotgun sequence genomic window:
- the LOC126696815 gene encoding uncharacterized membrane protein At1g16860-like has protein sequence MNDLSISNATTVRDSDHHCCSCNPIPRVFLYIVIALFLLGLSVSIFIFVVVHNAVFFLSLLALSALLLAFILWNTLNWNSKTAILFFVRSLPDSDLRLARHGQLVKITGLASCGSVSLESSYEKATRCIYASTFLYEYRGFDLKPVNVNTSCFQWSLAYCERFATDFYITDRKSGVRAVVKAGSNSKVIPLVIESKLVNTTRQCRILSPNLRKWLRERNLSEEARLLRLEEGYVQEGSCVTVIGMLHRNNDIVMIIQPPEAISTGCLWQKLLLPVDIDGLILRASQLAGPVNQETIPHPDR, from the exons ATGAACGACCTCTCAATCTCAAATGCAACTACCGTGAGAGACTCAGACCACCATTGCTGTAGCTGCAATCCCATTCCTCGTGTGTTTCTCTACATTGTGATAGCACTGTTCCTTCTGGGACTCTCTGTGTCCATATTCATATTCGTGGTTGTTCACAACGCcgtcttcttcctctctttgctTGCGCTCTCGGCTCTGCTCCTCGCTTTCATTCTCTGGAACACGCTTAACTGGAACTCCAAGACTGCTATTCTCTTCTTCGTTCGCTCTCTTCCTGACTCTGACCTTAGACTCGCTCGCCATGGACAGCTTGTTAAGATCACTGGG CTTGCGTCATGTGGGAGTGTTTCCCTAGAATCTTCCTATGAAAAGGCTACCAGATGTATCTATGCATCTACTTTTTTGTATGAATACAGAGGATTTGATCTGAAACCAGTGAATGTTAACACGTCATGCTTTCAATGGAGTTTAGCATATTGTGAG AGGTTCGCCACTGACTTTTACATAACTGATAGAAAGTCTGGTGTCAGAGCTGTAGTGAAAGCTGGTTCTAATAGTAAAGTCATTCCCTTGGTCATTGAGAGCAAACTTGTGAATACTACCAGACAATGCAGAATTTTATCTCCTAATCTGAGAAAATGGTTAAGAGAGAGAAACCTCTCAGAAGAAGCCCGTTTACTACGTCTTGAAGAAGG GTATGTACAAGAAGGTAGCTGTGTGACTGTAATCGGAATGCTGCATCGAAATAATGATATAGTGATGATTATTCAACCACCAGAGGCCATCTCCACAGGATGTCTATGGCAAAAGCTTCTTCTCCCAGTTGACATTGATGGATTGATCCTACGAGCCTCTCAGTTGGCTGGCCCTGTGAACCAAGAGACTATTCCACACCCAGATCGGTAA